ACATTCTCAATCCCCGACAACCATAAGCACCTAGTTTTCTAGTGTTCCAACAAACCACACACCCAACAAAAAAGCCCCAACTCGCTTGTAACAAAAACAGACTAACGCCGTCGCACtagaataaaattcaattaCCAACGATGGGTAAGCCTACTTCATCGGATCCTAAAGATTGTGATGGATCCGAACTCTAGTTGTTGTTCCTTGCCGTAATCCAAACTAATTCAACTGAAGTACCAAAACTAGAGTTGAGCCAATCAAGAGTGCCAACCCCTCCGTAAATAGAGCTAAGGCGGTCCAAAGATTTCCACCCACACCGGAATATTAGTGGTCGGAACCCTAGCAGCTTCACATAACTCATCAAACTCCACTAAAGCCAGCATTGATTTGCCAAACAAACAAGGACCCCTCTTGCACAACATGCTTCCTCTCCGCCTTAGCGTGAGTAATGTGGAGCACGTGTGACCGTACCGTTTAGTTTTCACATGTGGGTGAAtcagctctgataccatgataaagtatcATGAGCTACCTTCATCACCAAAATCAATCGGCAATAATGGGAAAGGCCCAAACACTTATTAATGCTATAGGAAGGTTTCAAGTTTTACTGATGCGGGTGCATATGGGgcaacatcaaatgcattattttgttgttttattataaatttgtaatatttgatatttcattgtttagatatttttagggtatctttttacatttaatttagGTTTTACATTTAATTAGCTTTCCATTTTAGCTTAAGTCAACTTATTCTCCAAGTATTGtaaaccctataaatatgggTAATGTAATCGTTGTTACATAGCTTATAGTTTATGAATGATATCAGTTTATTTGTGGCATGGATTTGCCCTATTTTATGAGTTTGCTACTCCTTATTTCTTGTGTCTGTTGAGTGATTGTTGGAGGCTTGTGTTCGATACCTTTTCCCCattaattggtatcagagctttggCAAGAGCTTGGTGGATTCCATGTCTCAGGTCGGGCGACGAAGGGGAGGTTTTCGAATGGAGGGTCGTGACATCAACAACAACATGGCTGAAATCAAAAGGATGCTTCAGCAACTTGCGGTACGTCTTGATCGCATCAAAACTCGACGACGGGGTCATAAGAGTTTTGACGGGGAGAGAAACGTTACCACTTATCATCAACGTGTCGATCGCATCGAAACTCGACGACAAGATCGTAAGAGTTCCGACGGGGAGAGAAACGTTACCACCTATAATCAATGTGTCAATCGCATCGAAGTTTCACACCAAAGCAGTGAGAGTATTGAGGAGGAACAATACATTGATCTCTCTCATCGCTGTGCTTCTTTGTGTGAGCCAGACATACAGGATGAAGATAATTATGATTCTGAAGATTGTGATGAAAATTGCTTGGAGATTGAAGAGGTTGACCTGCCCATGCAAATGATTCATCTCCCAGTGCAACAAAATATCGTTAAAGCCATGCCAGTCCATCTTGTGGAAACATCATCAGCAATTGTAAGTCATGGAATTAATTCATGCATGGGTGATATCTTTGAATTGGATGATCATGTGGGTAATTCAGATCCAAAGCCCAAACTAGATCTGGATGTCGACATTGTTTTAGGATCTCAAGAAATAGAACATAGTATGTGTGGGTCAATACGTAAGCATCCTAACAGAATTGTTGGTGTTGATCTTAAGAAGTCATTTGTCTCCAACAAGCTGGCGAAGAGTGTTGATGCATCCCTCAAATTTCATGATCCATTACAAGAAGATGCAACTCATCAATTTGTTGATTTCATTGGGGttagtattttgtacttacagATTCCGAAGATATTAATTGATATTGTCAATCATATCAAGAAAGGTGAGACATATTTTGGGTTGGCAAAATTTATTATTATGAGCAGATTTCTCAAGTCAAGATTAGGAAGGTATTCaaagtatttatttatttggaatGGAAGGAATCAATTGCAAGCTAATCTGTCAAAAGAAGATTTGAAGCAATGGAagattttgttgaattttcTTCAATCAATGGCTCAAATTCGAGGACGAATTCTTTCCAACCAGGGAAGCCTGATGCGGGTGCATATGTTTTACACACTCGAATAAACATACAGAGAAGAAAGAACAATGGCAACGCCTACGGAAGGCTTACAATCCAGAACAAGGGCAACAAGTATATAGAAACCAAAAGAGCAAGACAACAGACAACCTAAGAACTCAAGAGGTACTGATTCTCCAATCCATACGAGCAGCTGAAGTCAAGATTTACTGATTCTCCTTTTATTTAATTCTTCAAATATGCTTCTAATTAATGAGCACTTAAATGAGCTGAAAGCAACTGAGCATTTGCCTAGACAACTCCGAATCTGACTGAGTTATTTTAAGGAATCCTGGACATGCATCTTCACTATTCTCTTTGGAGTTTATCAGAGAAAAGACTAGTACTGCCAACATCTGATCAATGTGTACGTTTAAATTCAGCTACCTAATTGAGGAAGCCCTTCTCCTTCAGGCTTTCAACAGTGTCTTTGACCGTTACTTCAAAAGGAAAGAAGTTAATTCCTAAACCTTTTGCCTTCTCGTTGGATACTTGATAACTTGGGTCAGAAGGAAGAATACGATGAGGATTATTGTCATCCTCATATCTGCCAATGATTAATGATAAGGGGAATTTAGTAGGATAGCTAGCAGTAATCTTAATTAGTGAAACTGGTACCAGTTGTATTTTGCAAATGACAACGTACCTTTCCGGAATGTACAAAGTGGGATAAAATTGTCTTATAATCTTCAGAACCTCGGAAATGTGTGCAACATGGCTGACCAAACAATACCTTCCACTGGCTGAAGGAACTTCAAAGGCTTGAATATGCGCAgaggcaacatctctaacatCAACGAATCTGTAATTTGAAGCGGGCAATGCCTTGCCTACATAAAAGGGCAACAAAAATTAATCAATTGCTAGCTTGCAGCACAAGAATCATTCAACTGACTTTCCATCAAACTCTACCCCAATCATGGAAGATTGAAAAAGATAGGTGTTGAAGATATGTGTACGTACCAGTTAGGAGACTCTGAATCACTTCCACAGAGAGATTGAGAGTCGGCTGTAACAACGGACCAATCACAAACCCTGGATTTATTGAAACCAGATCAATCCCATTTTCCTTGGCGAATTTCCAAGCAGCATCCTCAGCTATAGTTTTTGAAAGAATATACCATAGCTGGACGTACAAGtgaaaaattaattaagaaagTTCAACTTCATAGTTCATAACTCCATACCTTATACAGTTATACTTCTCACAAAACGTAGAACACAAAGTTGTACCTTATTCTTCTCACAAAAAAGTGGATCCGAAAACCATGTTTCATCAACTACCACATCTGAGGTCAGAGGTTTTCCGGTCAATATTACTGCAGCCATAGAAGAAGTTAAAACCACTCTCTTGACAGTCGGAAATTTTGCACATGATTTCAGAACATTATGTGTTCCCTTTACTGCAGGGTCAATCAGTTCTGCCTGTGATATAGAGACAAAGGATTATTGCTGTTTTTACATAACGATTGCTTTGAAAATTATGGTGATTTTCTTAACAAATACAAAGCAaattaaaacacacacacacacatgttccTCTATGAAAAGTATTTTTTCTTTAGTCTGTACGTTTTCTTGTTAACCATCATCATTGGGTCTGTCGATTACATGTAACTAATGTTTCGAGGAGATTGATTAGAGCACAATGTTATATAAGTTGTGCCACCTGGTCATTAAAGTATTTATTATGCATGAAGAATGCTTCATATATATAGCTGGTGAAAGAAAACCTGTAAGCATTATGCACGATTACAGTTTACAGGAACTAATTGCAGCATATTCAAAAAATTTGATCTAACCTGCGGATTAGTAGATGACAATAGGACAGGGGATGCTGTATGAAAAACACCTTCGCATCCATCAACGACAGGGTCAAAAGATTCTTCTTCTAATAAATCTGCTTTGAACAGATGAAGCCTTTCCTTAGCTCCATCAAGTGAAAGCAAGTGTTCTGTTTTCTTTGCATCATCTGCATGTCGCATACATACGCATAAGTGCATAACACATCAGTACTGAGTCCAAATCCGACTCCATTTTTAATAACCCAGAACTGTAAATTAATCGACAGTATATACAATTtggcactaaaaaaaaaaaaaattgaccacTTGTTGCAAATTTAAGGTTTTTACCAAACCGACATGGCTAATGACGGTAAACAACACTGGACACTAAGAACAAAGGATCCTGACTTAGATCCTAAACTTTTGttatggaaaacaaaacaaaaaacagaattAGCATATGAAAACAAAAGTTATTGAAGTGGGATTCGGTAGTAGTACTGACTTGGGTCACGAACGGTGGCTTTGACAGTATAACCTTGTTGTAATAAGAGCTTCACTAGCCACGATGCTATGTAACCGGAGGCTCCTGTTACACACACAACCTTAGTTTCTCCactcatcctctctctctctctctctcggctcaGAAGCTTTGTGTACAGTCATGGTATGTTATTATATATGATCTGGGTCAATAATGCGAGGCAGCTTCAGTACGTCACTCTTAACCTCAGAACAAATTAACGTTGTCACTCGTTAATTTGTGACGAAAGGGAAGGCGTCATCAGCTTTTTGTTCTCTTACCAAAGTCAAACGCGTTGCAATCAGCACCTGCGTCATGATCATTGACAGTGGCATAGCTTAGCTACTATTCAATTCCAATCTTTTGAAGGCATGCTAGCTTAGTCGCATGAAATGCTTCAACAGATGAAGGTTCACCATGCATTCTTAAAGTCTAGTACTGAAACAGGCAAACAGCCAGGATGTTTTCGAAAGCAGACATTCTTTTCTGGTCTTGTTTGTTTGCCAAAAATCCAAACGGCTTAATGAGTGACAGCTTGAccaagaggtttttttttttttttttgtagcaaaATCGTGTACTCTGCAGATCTGCAATCACTTCAAACCAACCACAGGCGCCCAATGGGACCTAACCAAAATAAGTCCAAAGATCCCTCTCCTCCACGACCTAAACCAATATCACAAAGGCATGTGTCGTACACTCGTACCCATGAAAGGCCGCGATATCCTCTATGCAAAGGTTGCACACAACATTTACGTAAGGCGATGACACCCGGTCTGCGGAAGGCAATTAACCCTTAGGTTTATATTCCCAGAAAATGCAAGTTGGTACAAATTTGGGTCGTTATGTTGTTGATGTTCCTAATACGGGGTGAACTTGTTTAggcatatttttttattattaaatcaAGTTTTCACTCCGTTTTGTGGTTGTTGAACTCAAGAAATTTCATTCAATATTTGCATTGATTCATTTCCTAGCATATCAATTTTGTACCAATGTGTACCACAATTTCTACATTTCACAAGGAAATAACACTAATGTTGAGTAAATTAGAACAACCAAATGAACCAACAGATATAAGGGCAAATCGAATTTCAAACTAACCAGAAaggctgaaaaaaaaaacttgaagaaATGAAAGGGATCGTGAATTGTAAATGTGATTGCTAATCTCACTCTTTATGGTCAAATCCTTTTCTTGACTATTCAACATTTTAAACTTCTGGAAGTGCGTGAAAGGTCTAAGTTTTTGTCTAAAGTACCAGGTGTAGATACATAAATGATAAATCCTTGGAATTTTAGAAGAAGAATTTGAAGATGGGAAATCGCTCGCCCGATCCGCAGAGTATTTATATTGTCACTTTTATATTGCATCTTGAATACATTCTTGAAATGGTGGAGTAGCATAGGTTAGACTATTTTTTGGGTGGCGCCAATTGGAGGAACATGTACCTGTGATGATGGTCGTGATGGAGCGGAGATCGGAGCAGCTGTCGGTGACTTGCTCAGCGGTGCTCTTGGAGCCGTAACCGCTGGGGGCTGACTGACAGAAGGATGGACTGCTCGCCTCTGGCTTTTTTGGTGGGTGGATTCACGACAGAATCAGATTGAGATGATCCAAGATAatccaataaaaaataaaaaaataaatcagcTTTGTTGagtagcccaaactctaggttacttgacctagtcgtaataggatttaattagaaggatctagaatcctaatcaatgtagaattactttccttgtatgattgagattctatgcattgtaatcctctatataaagaggcccctattatcaatgagaacacacagcaaattcctctcaaattcagtctctctacaacacgttatcaacacgagccctaaccctgaaacaaatagccaaaccctgattcaagaagctaaaaactttgaatccgaatacaaatcgttgaagccttttctgcctccacctcacaccttaaaGGAATCGAtctcaggagtccagaaccggcggccccaccccaagaaccggccgaaaacttaccgaaccggccaccggaagctccatacaactcgcagcaaatattccaccggttcaccatcttccgaaccttcaaatttcaccaaattttgataccAGAAGCCCATTGATATGAAGTTTCAGGAATCGgaagaaaatttgcaaaaaccggcctaaaaaGGCGTGAACCGGCCACTTGAGCTGCTGCatcttgaaccggcagaaaagaaaagaaaagaaaaagagaaagcaaaagaagcccagaagcccaagcccactgacgcagaccccacggccacgtcagcaccctgacccactgccacgtcatcacagggacccactgccacgtcagcattggTCAACGATCAACGGCCGGTCAACACCGGTAAAcccttttccggcgacttttccggccactccCGCCATTTTCCGGAGACTTTTTCCGGTCACCTACAGTACTTTTCCGGCAGCTACAGTACTTTTCCGGGCGACATTTGTCcggccatcttttaaggtaaacttttctaaaagttccagtttttgaagttttttttttattattatttcttcttcttttctcggggacttccaacatcccttcttctacccccctttcttcttcataggggagaccaatagccgaactgtgggggttcgtgctcactcctagcttggagcttgtagagtcatCCAAACTTacagtttgttgagaagaaaacgatcgaccacatatatcgttgtttcgatctaatccaaaatccctcttggaatcagattttcttagaagcgactacgctcagaaaattcctaaaatcttggaagcgactacgctcagaaatttaatagtttttcgtggtagccttttcgctccgaaactaaccctaatcttgtgttgtttttcaggatgagttacctgaacaagttgaactttgttccactcgagacaactggcgcaggataccataggtgggtccgagatgtgcgccaacatcttaaggctgatggaattctggaaaccatccaagagcctagtcagaacgtgctctccattgagcaagctactgcttttgaagaaaaacaagctaaagccataattctcatgacaagccACATGAATGATgagctccaaaatgaatacctcaatgaggaagacccaagaaagctatgggtagaacttgagcagcgatttggcaacgtttgtgactccctgcttcctgatttagaaatgcgatgacatagcctccgcttttgtgatttcaagtctgtgcttgattataactcggaagctcttcgtatcaagtctctgatggagtattgtggccaagccataactgatacgatgttgatcgagaaaactctctctaccttccccctctctgcactgatgatttcaaagaattatcagattgatgtaaatacaggacgtatcacaaggtttcatgagctcattggcgccatgaacgtagctgaaaagcacgataa
This portion of the Rosa chinensis cultivar Old Blush chromosome 1, RchiOBHm-V2, whole genome shotgun sequence genome encodes:
- the LOC112192028 gene encoding phenylacetaldehyde reductase, which encodes MSGETKVVCVTGASGYIASWLVKLLLQQGYTVKATVRDPNDAKKTEHLLSLDGAKERLHLFKADLLEEESFDPVVDGCEGVFHTASPVLLSSTNPQAELIDPAVKGTHNVLKSCAKFPTVKRVVLTSSMAAVILTGKPLTSDVVVDETWFSDPLFCEKNKLWYILSKTIAEDAAWKFAKENGIDLVSINPGFVIGPLLQPTLNLSVEVIQSLLTGKALPASNYRFVDVRDVASAHIQAFEVPSASGRYCLVSHVAHISEVLKIIRQFYPTLYIPERYEDDNNPHRILPSDPSYQVSNEKAKGLGINFFPFEVTVKDTVESLKEKGFLN